From one Amycolatopsis sp. FDAARGOS 1241 genomic stretch:
- a CDS encoding NtaA/DmoA family FMN-dependent monooxygenase (This protein belongs to a clade of FMN-dependent monooxygenases, within a broader family of flavin-dependent oxidoreductases, the luciferase-like monooxygenase (LMM) family, some of whose members use coenzyme F420 rather than FMN.), translating into MTAGELHFNAFVWPNGYHESAWRVVEDDVRGVLGLPYYADIARTAERGLMDTVFLADNIAIAEYRTTYLPQTQFDPISVLSALAGVTSHIGLIGTGSTTYNKPWELARRWATLDHLSGGRAGWNIVTTVTPLAAANYGEAAHPDHADRYARAHEFVDVVTRAWDSWEDDAVVGDRERGVWAERGKLHAPRFHGEFYDVEGILPFPRSPQGWPVLVQAGQSPAGIGLAARYAELVFSGPPSLEAAVAFRTDLHTQAAAAGRDPAHVLVLPALMVTLGGTEAEAQAKARRLEDLASPDFRWQNILYTAGLDPDGFDPDAPLPAELWTGRAAPSSRAEQLYAASRARPQASLRDITEGLKSGAGQYHFVGTPDQLADHILTWQDAGAVDGFTIMGSTLPYELTTFVDHVIPVLQRKGRFRTEYTGSTLRDHLGLPHPAGGPRK; encoded by the coding sequence ATGACTGCGGGAGAGCTGCACTTCAACGCGTTCGTGTGGCCCAACGGGTACCACGAATCGGCGTGGCGGGTCGTCGAGGACGACGTGCGCGGAGTGCTCGGGTTGCCGTACTACGCGGACATCGCGCGCACGGCCGAGCGCGGGCTGATGGACACCGTGTTCCTGGCCGACAACATCGCGATCGCGGAGTACCGCACCACGTACCTGCCGCAGACGCAATTCGACCCGATCTCGGTGCTGTCGGCGCTCGCCGGGGTGACCAGCCACATCGGACTGATCGGCACGGGGTCCACCACGTACAACAAGCCGTGGGAGCTCGCGCGCCGGTGGGCGACACTCGATCACCTCAGCGGCGGCCGGGCCGGCTGGAACATCGTCACCACGGTCACGCCGCTGGCCGCGGCGAACTACGGCGAGGCGGCCCACCCCGATCACGCCGACCGGTACGCGCGCGCCCACGAGTTCGTCGACGTCGTCACGCGGGCGTGGGACAGCTGGGAAGACGATGCCGTCGTCGGCGACCGCGAGCGCGGCGTGTGGGCCGAGCGCGGCAAGCTCCACGCGCCGCGCTTCCACGGCGAGTTCTACGACGTCGAGGGGATCCTGCCCTTCCCGCGCTCACCGCAAGGGTGGCCCGTGCTGGTCCAGGCGGGACAGTCGCCGGCCGGGATCGGGCTCGCCGCGCGCTACGCCGAGCTGGTGTTCTCCGGCCCGCCGTCGCTGGAAGCCGCCGTCGCGTTCCGCACCGACCTGCACACGCAGGCCGCGGCCGCCGGGCGCGACCCCGCCCATGTCCTCGTGCTGCCGGCGCTGATGGTCACCCTCGGCGGCACCGAGGCCGAAGCGCAGGCGAAGGCGCGGCGCCTCGAAGACCTGGCCAGCCCGGACTTCCGCTGGCAGAACATCCTGTACACGGCCGGCCTCGACCCCGACGGTTTCGACCCGGACGCCCCGCTCCCCGCCGAGCTGTGGACCGGCCGCGCCGCGCCGTCGAGCCGCGCGGAGCAGCTCTACGCCGCCTCCCGGGCCCGCCCGCAGGCCTCCCTGCGCGACATCACCGAGGGCCTCAAGAGCGGCGCCGGCCAGTACCACTTCGTCGGCACCCCCGACCAGCTCGCCGACCACATCCTCACCTGGCAGGACGCCGGCGCCGTCGACGGCTTCACCATCATGGGCTCCACGCTGCCGTATGAGCTCACCACCTTCGTCGACCACGTGATCCCCGTGCTGCAGCGCAAGGGCCGCTTCCGCACCGAATACACCGGCTCCACGCTCCGCGACCACCTCGGCCTGCCCCACCCCGCGGGCGGCCCGCGCAAGTAG
- a CDS encoding GntR family transcriptional regulator: MPPKKGRNLSADHRVTAVVQQLSGGYRTVGQMVYQVIKELILTGAFAPGERIRQESIASAIGVSRVPVRSALLQLETEGFVTFHPYQGARVRSLDNAQIDEIYRLRALLETYALRLSMPRMDGERITSLRALAEQLDAEPEGAEFLDLRVRFYRGLYDAERNPMLVQMIEQLRSTVGRYLLSFRFSHRPASKHAELIDRVADGDLPGAEAWIAAHLDGVREGIEAFGAASDNSGDESSPETA; the protein is encoded by the coding sequence ATGCCCCCGAAGAAGGGCCGCAACCTCAGCGCCGACCACCGGGTGACCGCGGTGGTGCAGCAGCTTTCGGGCGGCTACCGCACGGTCGGGCAGATGGTCTACCAGGTCATCAAGGAACTGATCCTCACCGGCGCGTTCGCGCCCGGCGAGCGGATCCGCCAGGAGTCGATCGCGTCCGCGATCGGGGTTTCCCGGGTGCCGGTGCGCAGTGCCCTGCTGCAACTGGAGACCGAGGGGTTCGTGACCTTCCACCCGTACCAGGGTGCACGGGTCCGCAGCCTGGACAACGCGCAGATCGACGAGATCTACCGGCTGCGCGCGCTGCTGGAGACCTACGCGCTGCGCCTGTCGATGCCCCGGATGGACGGCGAGCGCATCACCTCGCTGCGCGCGCTCGCCGAGCAGCTCGACGCCGAACCCGAAGGCGCCGAGTTCCTCGACCTGCGTGTGCGGTTCTACCGCGGCCTCTACGACGCCGAACGCAACCCGATGCTGGTGCAGATGATCGAACAGCTGCGCAGCACGGTCGGGCGCTACCTGCTCAGCTTCCGCTTCAGCCACCGCCCGGCGAGCAAACACGCCGAACTCATCGACCGCGTCGCCGACGGCGACCTGCCGGGCGCGGAAGCCTGGATCGCCGCACACCTCGACGGCGTCCGCGAAGGCATCGAAGCCTTCGGCGCCGCCAGCGACAATTCCGGTGATGAGTCATCGCCGGAAACGGCCTGA
- a CDS encoding xanthine dehydrogenase family protein molybdopterin-binding subunit, which translates to MSDHRVVGSSVKRRDLYEKVTGAAVYTVDVVSPGTLHAKVVRSDRAHALIDAVDREAALASPGVAAVVVAEDLAGLFARFGHIVADHCVLATGKARYYGEPVALVLGETPAAAADGAELVKVSYTELPAVLSAAEALADGAPLVHELRPPSTPDESFAAMAAGAGETGEGTPATDNVAHEASLEWGDVTAAQEQASVVVASTARFPMLYAYAMEPYNAVASFENGRLHVTSSAQHPFMVRADLARIFGLPLTKVTVTAPYLGGGYGSKSYTKVEPLAAVGSWLTGRPVKVVLDVEGAIYTTRADSAEVSVRSGFTADGTLVFREFDIVLDSGAYADNSPLVLAKAVNRCFGPYRVPNLRVRGRSLYTNISPASSYRGFGTPQGAFAGELNLDRAAAELGIDPFALRRRNLAKPGEEIVRGKRGVDADLIADLAMLETSLREGERAESGYGVGVGCTASDAGAFPVSTAQVRIQTDGSVVVASGSTEMGQGSRSALAQIAAEELGVELGVVEVIQAGSAGPYERTTGASRTTTLAGIAVQRACADALGKLRDMAAEVTGTNPGDWSAADGTMRSLDQTTLGYGEIISRWFGANAGEVTGVGLVRREGATAEMPPFWEIGMVGVGVSVDPDTGVVTVEQLATIADVGFAINPQAVEGQDLGAATQGLGGALYEELVYDGPQLLNPNIVEYRVPRIGDMPRRIDTMLAERHDGIGPYGAKGAGEGALNPMGSAVASAVARAVGRWPDRLPLTPERVWRLMNDLPEIDDD; encoded by the coding sequence ATGAGCGACCACCGCGTCGTCGGCTCGTCGGTCAAGCGCCGGGACCTCTACGAGAAGGTGACGGGTGCCGCGGTCTACACCGTGGACGTCGTCTCGCCCGGCACACTGCACGCGAAGGTCGTGCGTTCGGACCGCGCGCACGCGCTGATCGACGCCGTCGACCGGGAGGCGGCGCTCGCCAGTCCCGGCGTCGCCGCGGTCGTCGTGGCCGAGGACCTGGCGGGCCTGTTCGCACGGTTCGGGCACATCGTGGCCGACCACTGCGTCCTCGCCACCGGGAAAGCGCGCTACTACGGCGAGCCGGTCGCCCTCGTGCTCGGCGAAACGCCGGCCGCCGCGGCCGACGGTGCCGAGCTCGTGAAGGTGTCCTACACCGAGCTGCCCGCCGTGCTGTCCGCGGCCGAGGCGCTCGCCGACGGCGCGCCGCTGGTGCACGAGCTGCGCCCGCCGTCGACCCCCGACGAATCGTTCGCCGCCATGGCCGCCGGCGCCGGCGAGACCGGTGAAGGCACACCGGCCACGGACAACGTCGCGCACGAGGCCTCGCTGGAGTGGGGAGACGTGACCGCCGCGCAGGAGCAGGCGAGCGTCGTCGTGGCGAGTACCGCGCGGTTCCCGATGCTCTACGCGTACGCCATGGAGCCGTACAACGCCGTGGCCTCGTTCGAGAACGGGCGGCTGCACGTGACGAGCTCGGCGCAGCACCCGTTCATGGTGCGCGCGGACCTCGCGCGGATCTTCGGCCTGCCCCTGACGAAGGTGACTGTGACGGCGCCCTACCTCGGCGGAGGCTACGGCTCGAAGTCCTACACCAAGGTGGAACCGCTCGCGGCCGTCGGCTCGTGGCTCACCGGCCGTCCGGTGAAGGTCGTGCTCGACGTCGAAGGCGCCATCTACACCACCCGCGCCGATTCGGCCGAGGTGAGCGTGCGCAGCGGGTTCACCGCCGACGGCACGCTCGTCTTTCGCGAGTTCGACATCGTGCTCGACTCCGGCGCGTACGCCGACAACAGCCCGCTCGTGCTCGCCAAGGCCGTCAACCGCTGCTTCGGGCCGTACCGCGTGCCGAACCTCCGGGTGCGCGGACGGTCGCTGTACACGAACATCTCCCCCGCGTCGTCCTACCGCGGTTTCGGCACGCCGCAGGGCGCGTTCGCGGGTGAGCTGAACCTGGACCGCGCCGCCGCTGAACTGGGCATCGACCCGTTCGCGCTGCGGCGGCGCAACCTCGCCAAGCCGGGTGAGGAGATCGTGCGCGGCAAACGCGGCGTGGACGCCGACCTGATCGCGGACCTGGCGATGCTCGAAACGTCGCTGCGCGAAGGCGAACGCGCCGAATCCGGCTACGGCGTCGGGGTGGGCTGCACCGCCTCGGACGCCGGGGCGTTCCCCGTGTCGACGGCGCAGGTCCGGATCCAGACCGACGGTTCGGTCGTGGTGGCGTCGGGCTCCACCGAAATGGGCCAGGGCAGCCGATCGGCGCTCGCGCAGATCGCGGCGGAGGAGCTGGGTGTCGAGCTCGGCGTGGTCGAGGTGATCCAGGCGGGCTCCGCCGGTCCGTACGAGCGCACGACCGGGGCGAGCCGCACGACGACGCTCGCGGGCATCGCCGTGCAGCGGGCCTGCGCCGACGCGCTCGGCAAGCTGCGCGACATGGCGGCCGAGGTCACCGGCACGAACCCGGGCGACTGGTCCGCCGCCGACGGCACGATGCGGTCGCTGGACCAGACCACGCTCGGCTACGGCGAGATCATCAGCCGCTGGTTCGGCGCGAACGCCGGTGAGGTGACGGGTGTCGGCCTCGTCCGACGGGAGGGCGCGACCGCCGAGATGCCGCCGTTCTGGGAGATCGGCATGGTCGGGGTGGGCGTGTCGGTGGATCCCGACACCGGCGTGGTCACGGTGGAGCAGCTGGCCACGATCGCCGACGTCGGCTTCGCGATCAATCCCCAGGCTGTTGAAGGACAGGACCTCGGTGCCGCCACGCAGGGGCTCGGCGGCGCGCTGTACGAGGAACTCGTCTACGACGGGCCACAGCTGCTCAACCCGAACATCGTCGAGTACCGGGTGCCGCGGATCGGCGACATGCCGCGGCGGATCGACACCATGCTCGCCGAACGCCACGACGGGATCGGGCCCTACGGCGCCAAAGGTGCCGGCGAGGGCGCGCTGAACCCGATGGGCAGTGCCGTGGCGTCGGCGGTGGCCCGCGCCGTCGGCCGCTGGCCGGACCGGCTCCCGCTGACGCCGGAACGCGTGTGGCGGCTGATGAACGATCTCCCGGAGATCGACGACGACTGA